DNA from Acidimicrobiales bacterium:
GCTTCCTGACGAGCTTCGGCCTCCACTTGCCATCGTGGATGCTCGGCGCGCCGTCGACCGGCCACGGGCACAAGGTGGAGCTGTTCGCCGTGGTGCTGTGCCTGCTGGTCGCCTACCTACTGAACCGGGGCATCCGCTCGAGCGTGCGGGCCGAGTCCGTCCTGGTCGTCGTGAAGATCGCCATCGTCGTCATGGTGGTCGTGGTCGGCGCCTTCTACGTCAAGACCGGCAACTTCGCTCCGTACCTTCCCTACGGGTTCGGAGGCGCCGTGACCGGCGCGGCGACGGTGTTCTTTGCCATGTTCGGCTTCGATGCCATGAGCACCGCGGCCGAGGAATCGAGGGACGCCCAGCGGGTGCTGCCCAAGGCCATCCTGCTGTCCCTGGGGGTCGCGACAGCTCTCTACCTGGTCGCGGCCACCGTCCTCACCGGGATGCAGCACTACCGGAAGATCAACACCAAGAGCGCGTTCGCGACGGCGTTCCAAGTCGTCGGTCAAACTCAAGTGGCCCGGGTCGTTGCCATCGGCGCCGTCGTCGGCATCATCACCGTGATGTTCTCGGTCGCCCTCGGCGCCTCGCGGGTGTGGTACGCCATCAGCCGCGACGGTCTGCTACCAGGCTGGTTCGCGCAGACCAACCGCAACGCTGTTCCCCACCGGCCGACCTGGATCATCGGCATCGTGGCCGCGGGCATCAGCGGCTTCGTGCCGATCTTGCAGGTGGCCGAGCTGACCAACATCGGCATCCTGGTCGCATTCATGGTGGTGTCCGGAGCGGTTGTCGTGTTGCGATACCGCGCGCCCCAGTTGCCGAGGACCTTCCGCTGTCCCTGGATGCCGTTCGTGCCGATCACAGGCATTGCGTTCTCGCTGTGGCTCATGACCAAGTTGTCGCTGACGACCTGGATCCGCTTTGGCGTGTGGCTCATCATCGGGACGATCGTCTACGCCGGCTACGGCTACGGTCACAGCCGTCTCGGTCGCGAGAGCCAGAGCCAGCTGGCGAGTGAAGCGAAGGGGACGGACTCCACCGTCTAGCCGGACCGCGAACGGCTACTTCCCGTAGCCGATGATCCCCCACCAGTCGATGAGCACGACGGGCTCGTCCCCCACCACCCAGCCGTCGTGGGGGGTCGGCAGGGCGACGACATCACCGGGGTGGCAGTCGAACTCCGTGCCGTCGGCCAGAAGGATGTGATGGATGCCGGACACGTGGTACTGGA
Protein-coding regions in this window:
- a CDS encoding amino acid permease — protein: FLTSFGLHLPSWMLGAPSTGHGHKVELFAVVLCLLVAYLLNRGIRSSVRAESVLVVVKIAIVVMVVVVGAFYVKTGNFAPYLPYGFGGAVTGAATVFFAMFGFDAMSTAAEESRDAQRVLPKAILLSLGVATALYLVAATVLTGMQHYRKINTKSAFATAFQVVGQTQVARVVAIGAVVGIITVMFSVALGASRVWYAISRDGLLPGWFAQTNRNAVPHRPTWIIGIVAAGISGFVPILQVAELTNIGILVAFMVVSGAVVVLRYRAPQLPRTFRCPWMPFVPITGIAFSLWLMTKLSLTTWIRFGVWLIIGTIVYAGYGYGHSRLGRESQSQLASEAKGTDSTV